From the Bombus pascuorum chromosome 7, iyBomPasc1.1, whole genome shotgun sequence genome, one window contains:
- the LOC132908723 gene encoding probable tRNA N6-adenosine threonylcarbamoyltransferase translates to MTIAIGFEGSANKLGIGIIRDQDVLSNVRHTYITPPGEGFLPRETAQHHREHILNVLQKALDEAKITLKDVDVVCYTKGPGMGAPLTVAALVARTVAQIYDKPMVAVNHCIGHIEMGRLITGSINPTVLYVSGGNTQIIAYSRQRYRIFGETIDIAVGNCLDRFARLLKLSNDPSPGYNIEQLAKKGTKLAPLPYVVKGMDVSFSGILSYIEEHLPSWLESKEFTPEDLCFSLQETVFAMLIEITERAMAHVKSLEVLIVGGVGCNERLQEMMKVMCEERNAVLHATDERFCIDNGVMIAVAGLLQYKSQGHTPWIETTCVQRYRTDDVYVSWRE, encoded by the exons atgacaaTTGCAATTGGATTTGAAGGCAGCGCAAATAAGTTAGGCATCGGAATTATTCGAGATCAAGATGTTTTATCAAATGTACGGCATACGTATATTACACCACCGGGCGAAG GATTCCTACCTCGTGAAACTGCACAACATCACAGAGAACACATTCTCAATGTTTTACAAAAGGCATTGGATGAAgctaaaataacattaaaagaTGTGGACGTAGTATGTTATACAAAAGGGCCAGGAATGGGTGCACCGTTAACAGTTGCTGCATTAGTAGCTAGAACTGTTGCTCAGATATATGATAAACCAATGGTTGCAGTAAATCATTGTATTGGTCATATAGAAATGGGGCGATTGATCACAGGAAGTATAAATCCAACTGTTTTATATGTTTCTGGTGGAAATACACAGATTATTGCATACTCTCGACAGAGATATCGTATTTTTGGTGAAACAATAGATATTGCTGTTGGAAACTGTTTAGATCGTTTTGCAAGATTATTAAAGCTATCAAATGATCCTAGTCCTGGTTATAATATAGAACAGTTAGCAAAGAA agGGACAAAATTAGCTCCATTACCTTATGTAGTAAAAGGGATGGATGTGTCTTTCTCAGGAATTTTAAGTTACATCGAAGAACATCTTCCCAGTTGGCTTGAGTCGAAAGAATTTACTCCAGAAGATTTATGTTTTTCTTTACAAGAAACAGTATTTGCTATGCTTATTGAAATTACTG agAGAGCAATGGCCCATGTAAAATCATTAGAAGTATTAATCGTTGGTGGTGTAGGATGTAATGAAAGGTTGCAAGAGATGATGAAAGTGATGTGTGAGGAAAGAAATGCAGTACTTCATGCCACGGATGAACGCTTTTGTATAGACAATGGTGTAATGATAGCCGTGGCTGGATTACTTCAATACAAAAGTCAAGGGCATACTCCATGGATAGAAACAACTTGTGTACAACGATATAGAACAGATGATGTATATGTTTCCTGGAGAGAATAA